The genomic window ACCCGAGGCGAGATCCAACGAAATGACGCGGGTCACGGTGGCGCCATCGGGATAGACGGTGACCGTGTCGATCGCGGATTTGGCGTCCACGTCGGCTGCCCGTGACGGCACCGCGACGGCCGAGGTCACCAGGACCAGGCTCGTGGTTGCCAAATATTTCGCGATGATGCGCATAAATCCCTCCTGCCATTATCGCCGCGCCGCCAGCCGGACGCGTGCGATCAGATGCCTCGCCATCGTGATGAGACGCGGGGGGGAAGGAACTGGTTCGATTGGGGTTTCCGTGGGGCGCTTCGGCGGCGGCACGGTGGCCGCGGAACGCCTTATGGTCCCGCCAGGCCTCAGATCTGGGTTGGAGAGCCCTGGCCGAAGATGCGGCGGAGCAGATCGGTCACGTTGCGGGCGCCAGCCTTCCTCAGGATGCTGGCGCGGTAGCCCTCGACCGTCCGCGCGCTCAGATGCATGCGGCGGGCGATTTCCTTGTTGGTCAGCCCCGCGGCGAGATGCTCGAGCACCGCGCCTTCGCGCGCGGTGAGGGGTTCGCGCCCGGGCAGCCAGCGCTGCCGGTTCGAGCCGGGCTGCGCGAACTCGTCGATCGCAGCATCGATACGATCGACGATGTCACGGCTGCGGAACGGCTTTTCGATGAAGTCGGCCGCGCCGCTCTTGATGGCGTCGACCGCCATGGAAATGCTGCCGTT from Bradyrhizobium zhanjiangense includes these protein-coding regions:
- a CDS encoding response regulator transcription factor, which encodes MPGNMVSKGEVFVIETDAVSREQLSTALQQSAYDVICFADGASLLSEARARMPACVLLEMPPDRSGLDVLKRLREENCMAPVLVTSANGSISMAVDAIKSGAADFIEKPFRSRDIVDRIDAAIDEFAQPGSNRQRWLPGREPLTAREGAVLEHLAAGLTNKEIARRMHLSARTVEGYRASILRKAGARNVTDLLRRIFGQGSPTQI